ggcagtcaatatctttcaaaaaaaaattatgaaaaacatatatacaaagaaaagcctgctaagtcaaaaatcaaaaagatgacttaggcaaaaaatcaaggcatcccgctgactgtaagctccaaaataaacagttcaggcaaaatctagggatatcaaaaagatgaaaaaaaaaagtcaataaattcctgaacaaaacaatgttgtgactaccaaaaggaagaagtgactgccatctcaaaagatctctttgcttgtgaaccatcatcatcatcaaaggtacaaatccaaaagtctcctggaacctgaatgcataagttgaattaactgagcttaggactgaagaacatcacgaagaagggggtgggtacaatcaaattttgagcctttatcctttgtttcttaaaccgtgaaccaagccacgttacaacccttgaaagtcctaactgaagcatggatagttcgaaagcatattgtcacgacaaaggtatcctgactccttaaggtttaccacgaatgccgagttgatatcatgttttcacaaacatcacattatcacaaatagcatgtttttacgaaTATCACGcatttacatctcttgttttaatgttttttttcaaaaaaaaaaaactcaagacaaatgtatgcattgcatctcatgaattcattattaaacatattctgctacataatttcaaatgctagcatcagaaagaacttgcacatggtacaactaatgactaaaagttatcccaacagacaagattacgccgagaagcaatgtatcctacgtatacaaggggcatgacatgtttttcccaatcaatctggggcaatcaagtcaagattcgaagaatctctcaaaataccaaaaagtcaaaggcattcaTCCCTAGTGGACTtccaactatttcccgatcaacctggggcaatcaagtcaagattccgagaatctctcaaggatgccaaaataatcaggggcacgcatccaagaagatctgaagctacttctcaaccaacataggacatcatattgggcatatgattactaggggcatgtctcctaaagtgcacatcttataaagtcctcgcaaggcgaatctttccaaagttcctgccaactggggcaaatctatacaagtccagtttgacattttaagtgacgtgtcctaaatcaagtagtagttactataatactgggggcaactttcacccatgtctccccacaaagccgggttcacaagatcatatccccacagagtaatcattaagaggatatcttcaaacgctcccgatagagacatggctgcccaacagagtttacatcttcaacactgtcgctctcctccaacatgatttatcaatatctttatcaccaatcagggaacatcaagtcactgattatctccaagcagaaatcataaattcccagctgagcatcttcaagacaagatcagacagtataattacaaggacataaagatctactttcttaatcaaagacaacataaatcatattcacatatcatatgtcataaacatgttcatacactgcatacattacctcataatgaactcatacataacatgtaaaagctctcatttattttgagggattcattacataacccatgcatcatgacattgcataaagattaatcttacctttttcagaatacaggtaccgacaaatgaacgaaatctccaactttccaagatctaattcagctactacgaatggtactgacacggtcaacgctcgaagatctaattcatttaccacgaacggtaatgacacgatcactttcaaagtctaattcagctactacgaacagtactgacacgacaaaagatctaattcggttactacgaacggtactgacacggtcaactctcagagatctaattctatcatcacgaacggtgtagacacggtcactgaccttctcagtctaattcagctactacgaatggtactgacacgacagaagatctaattcagatactacgaacggtactgacacgatcaaatttcagaggtctaagtctatcatcacgaacggtgtggacacgatcactggccttcccagtctaattcagtcactacgaacggtgctgacacgacaagagaatctaattctatcatcacgaacgatgaagacacgattatctcctcagatctaactctatcatcacgaacgatgaagacacgatcatccttccaagatctaattcaagtatcacgaacgatactgacacgatcaattcccaaggatctaattcatctaccacgaacggtaatgacacggtcaacgcgcaaacaacatcttctcaaaattcaactaccagatggcatccacaagcccatctccgacaaaagtccctacttcaactagggcaaatttcttggtattcttatgttcaatcatcttctaccttcagataccgactggcatgcaaaccactctacatcttcaggtttaagataattgaacaggggcagctgtcataccccaaaatttgcccatgctattcaaAACACAAAGCACCAAAATACAGTCTCCTATACAGaaactctaaactagggtttgactaattcaagGGAAAAACACTGAATCAATGGCCCAAGGTGGTTCAATAAGGTCTctaacatcccaaagcatctccatataaagtttcaagtcaaatagAACAAATTTGGctcctcaaatcttgattaggtcaacagtcgactctcaagggcaaaacagtcatttcaggtcaaaatacagtcaaagttcaagatacttggtcaacaatatcctcataaccctaaaatcatcatttgatcaagggttgatcatgatgatgcaaggaaggatcagaaaagtcaaaagtcaaaagttactatttttggcatgaactgaaaaagtcaaccaaactttgaaaattcaccaaaaattcatacttcatcagaaaaattcccaccaaagctcattttgaagggaattcactcCTTTATCCAATggtacaagaatcaaagctcataggtcaatggtttaagaattatggcctcatacattacaggtccttttcaaaagtcaacaaaaagacatgtttttcaaaaggtcataaaataagaatggaaaatgattttgatataagaccaaaggcattggataaaggactctctaaggtttctaaaatgtcttagaacacttccatacctcaaaaattgaaggagataggccttgtcaaagttgggttattttggagggaaaaatgtgaaggaattcaaaatattttgcaaatgggcccaaattgTTTTGACCCAATCATGATCCCCAAGTATCCAAGAGCCCAAGATATTATTGCCACGAAAAtatttggtttatttaatttattatgattttttattctaattaaaaaggATTAAAGTCATGTAAATTAAGAGAAaatccaatattttataaaagatatgGTTTGGACCTATTTTGATCATCAAatattctccaaaataaatcaaatttcgtgcacttgAAGATTGGAAGGAAATTGAATCAATTTGGTCAAATTTGGAAAGATCCATaatcatatttcaatcaaatttcccaaacaacaACTATCAAGATTTGATGGGATTTTGTTCAGTTTTTGTTGACCTAAACCATGTCCTATAAGTACTAAAAGAATTCAGATGCTAGGGTTACGAATTGGCTGCCTCCAAAGAACCAAAACCGAagtgcaaaagtcaaagaaaatcCAAACTCCAATTCTGAGTTGAAGGCCAATTCAGAAGTTTTTGTGCATCCTAACACGTTCCCTAGTGTTCATTGAAGCTGTTCCAATTGTCGCACGCGATCCAAACGCTCAGAATCAACCTCTAAGAGCCTCACGGTTtgcttttctattttctttcGATTTGCATAATACACGCATCATTCATGGATTTAaattgcataattgtgtttgccTTGATGTGATGACTGTTTCTGGACAATTAATCGTGTTTCTATGCATGTTTGCTACCgattgccatgttagggtttgatCCTTGAATTGGGGTttttttaattatgcaaaattagATATCAAGACAGGTACCATTAGATTCGCGTGGCTGAGACGAAggtaaccatggcatcgcgccaaattttcaTGGTCATTTAGCCCTGTTCGTTATTTTTTCGTTCTACTACGCAAGACCTTTTACAACGCGCTTagcaaaaagcgctgtaaaataGTGTGTTGCAGGTTTTCGTTGAAGAAGATGACGTCGTGTCATCTCGTGATTGGCCCATTTAAATTCAGACGCGCGCGAAAAGTGAAGGGATGATGTCAGATCCAACGCGTTAAGACCTACGCGTTACCATACTCCCTCGCCATCCCAGCCGTCGATTGGAATCTCTGATCAAACCGATGCCCAGGAAGCTGCCAGTGCACCGTACTCCACACACCTGCGCCACACACAATCAGAAGTTaagtatttttgaaatttttttttatttttgattacaCAGCCacgtttttaatatatatatatacttttgtttttttatttaaattggtTTCTATACATTAATTTATGTTTTTGAATTTAGAAAAcccttataaatttattttatttaacttatgtgtttatttattttaattaataaattcatatataattgttaaataattttaatttattcataattaatttatttaaactcccaaaaaattcataaaaaatgttttttttgcctgattttatttttttttatttattcaaattaattaattaggttgcaaaccaataattaatttaattggttGTGCTTATTTTACTAACCTTGATTAATTtttgccctaatcagggtttacgaggaacattccaatacactgatTTATTTTTCCTTTCTGTGCATTGTCAGAGTTAGCAACATGATCCGCCTCGagtgcgcgccttcaacaaacctcgaagataagtgtgctgctttatttgattttattcttttaattgatttgtgGTTAGGGTTTGCCCTGCGTTCACCTTCTCgttctgccttgtcttttcagggttacctccgaggtttcctccgactctaaccatatcagatcaaattcgaagctaagtgtctatttactttatctatttattttttttaaatttcattattttttagggttataatgtttgcctccgaaccgataatgcactcactctatttctgtttgccatttttccgccttttcaggtttgccaaatgtcaaagcctcgcatagtcggtaactctaaaccctaattattacttatgtcagacttatttatttattatcccgctggtttcaatccccctttcctccgctggtttcaatttcccccttccctctattattattattatcactctataactgcgtggttagtaatttagggagtgcaactttaaatcgaattagcctcactaattataagataatttaatcgaattaatcacgtgattgttacaCACACGCAcaccttttgggtaaccctctctgttgcctgttgcctgttgcctgttgcctgttgccttcgtttttctgcagaataagccatgtccctcgaattcgaggatacctcagccgtgttgcctcgataaaaaggtcacgaccctaatgatgctgccttcgatacacaaatgacctcaaccctcggatgttgcctacggaaaaggctgaggtatcttctggctgcctacgaaaaggcttattctgatccttgccttagattacctgcccttctatggcatgggacagtcttatggcaaaggatacttcgatgacccttaaacctccaaatgaaaggcttcctgccctcttatggcaaggatagatcctttcgctctgaaaggctgaaagaacagatttctcaaatataaggtaaattgctcttaaattgctttgccttgctctaaatattttcaaatattctttctcaaaattcttcaatatggctacgctcatttacgagctaaagtccatatcttcttcttctacctttctgaaacaaaaagagcaaagcaagttaagagcccatggataaccatggatgcaaagggtgccttacaccttccctttgcataattaccccccgaaccctgtttctatttaaaaggtttttcctgttcttttagcctttctaattaatttggataaaataaaagtcggtggcgactcttgcttaaccgcgacatttcgatcgataaaaagtcagttcaccgtattacagtatggATATGGCTTCCAAACAACTATAGCTagaggattttcttcttctaACTCATCAACAAATGGTTTCTCTTCCAGAGGTTTCCAGTTGGTGATAGGATGATAGTACTTGCCTCCACCATACTCCAAAGCAAGTCCAGCAAGACCAGGAGCAGCAACCAAACAATCTTTCTAGAGGTCCAGAAATTCTTCCTGTATTTCCTCACCAAAAGCTCTCCAAAGCTTTCCAAcagctacatgatccagcttggaatcatgagcaaccttcagagcatctaaccCTGTCCGTACCTTATACTTCAACAATTCAAAACGAATATCAACAGAGGGTTTAGGAAGGTTGATTATGAGACGGGTGATTGGAGAGTCTGGGTTAAGAATGAAATAAGTTTTAGGGGTTCTATCAAGCAATGAGGTGATAGAGGATAATGGAGGGAGTGAGGATTCTGCTTCATTTTCCGAATCAATGACAGCAACAAAAGGGTCAGAAAAAGTGGATGTTGATGAAGGGTCATTTATTGGTGAGATTGGTTTAGGAATGGAGATGGTTGAATGAGGTTGATTAGTGGAAAAGATATTTTTAGATGGAATTTGTGGAAAGATAACAGTTAGAGGTTGGGGGTCCAGagttggttcagaatgaagtggACGATTTCTTTTAGTGGTGGTGGAAGAAGATGGAAGTTCAGAAGATGGTGGTCTTTTCTGAGGGGGTAGGTTAGAGGAAGAATGTAAACTAGAGGTGTCTACATTATCAATTtcttctatgagcttctgaagCTGTTCAGAAGTTCTAGGTACTTTGAGGGACTCTGTTGATACATGTTCAGAACTGTTAACAGGTACAGAGTCAGAGataacaatacctgaaggtttcttctgcttcttggctttctttgcAGCAGGACCTTCTTCAgtgacctttctcttcagcttcttctgtttcttctacttatcctttttctttaactcatccaaagatggaagagttcttccacgaatccatgcagggtCAACTTCTGACTGGTCTCTTACATATGATTCCAGATAGAGTTGAACAGATTCTGATAGTTCTTCCTTGAACATTTGAGGGAAATCATCAACAGGTGTTCTTTTGGATAGAATATCAGGAATCACCTTTAGAGTGGAGATCATCTTTTTGATCAACTGCATTCTTCTCAAAGAATGAGCAGTCATAGTACTCCCATGAACAACAATCAGATCTTGAATAGAGCCAGCTGCTCTCAAAGTATCAATCAGACCACTCTCAGTTAGAATGTCTGATACCAATCTTCCCATAGGAATGGTATTCTTCTTAATCTTGGGATACTTCAAACGTTCTGCCTCCCTTGATTCTTTCACATGAGTACATAGATGATTGAACATAACCTGAGGCAAGTTGATTCTCATACCCTTTCCAATGCAGTACAGAAGGAACTGCTGATCTTGACTGATGTAGGTTgaaagatcccagaatgatcttcgCCCAAACTCTGTAAGAAGGCTTCAGATCTGTAGATGAGGTGAGCCTTTTCTAGAAGTAACCAACTCTGGACGAACTTTTTTCCAAACAGTTCTTCCAGGGAGAGAACCAGTAATTCCACCCAAACCTTGGAGGTTATATAAATTCCTTTTCAGATTCTCAGAGATTACAATTTCTtgacctagcacgaaggagatgatagtagTTGGGGTAATAGTGGCATGAGTCCAAAATTCCTTAACCAAAAGAGGATAAACCGGTCCAATTAGACGTCCAAAATAGTTTGCCCATCCTTGAACCAACATATCTGTTTTGATGTTGAAATCGTGTGCttgcagattttcaaaatcaaccatagattcacagataacttccaaatCTTCGTAAGGAATCAAACAAGTCATCAATGGAGTGAAGACAGATTTTTGTTGTTGAACTTGTTCTTGATGTTTAGAGGACGAAGCCTTATGTtgaacatttgatgaagaagccattgaagaacacttgagattactgggtttcactttagggtttttgaaaagagagaagAGGAGGCAAAAATGCATAAAACGATGAACAGTGAAGATGAGTGAAAGATATGAAATGAATGAGAGATGCATTTATATAGGCGCGGATTTGAAATaaaatgcaatgaaattctgAATGCAAGAGATTACAGAATTTGAATAAATCACAATTAATGCTGAATGACTTTAGGAGAGATAACctgaaatttgaaaagatttgcacagttacctagggcggcgtctcatcaactgcacacatgcttgtcccttcagaatgaacacgtggtcatcatctggaatagctggtgacaactgttttgctttaacagaagttctgtATCATACTTAGATATATGAAACGTTAGGAATAATAGAATCAGAGTATTTAAATGATCATACAtatccagaacatctgataagaaaataaataatcatttcaaatctaatccatatatcagatcttctaataaccttattctgggcataagtccatactgatgttcttcagaatgaaattaaacctatcttcagcaaggggttttgtaaagatatcaacccactgatgttctgtatcaacgaagtttaaagaaagaacacccttcagaacatagtccctaataaagtgatgtttaatctcaatatgtttagctttagaatgtaaaataggattcttagataaacagatagcagaagtattatcacaatatataggaatgttactctcatatatctgatagtcttctagctgacttttcatccagagcatctgtgtactacatccagcagcagcaacatattctgcttctgttgtagacctcctggttttgaagactctaagtctccagaacatgttttcaaattaaagaaatcattatatggcttgaagcaagctcccagagcttggtatgaaagattatgttctttccttctggataatggtttcactagaggacaagtggatacaactctcttctgtaaaacctttaaaaaggatattttaatttgccaaatttatgttgatgatattatctttggaacatctaatgctacacttggaaaggagtttgctaagtctatgcaggctgagtttgaaatgagcatgatgggagaactcaagtatttccttgggatccagatcaatcaaacttctgaaggaacttatgttcatcacaCCAAGTACGTGAaaaaacttctgaagaagtttaatctttcagaaagcaaagaagcaaagactcttatgcatccaacgtgtgtcttaggtaaggatgaggtaagtaagaaggtagatcagaagctctacagaggtatgattggatctcttctaaatcttactgcttctagacctgatatttt
The sequence above is a segment of the Vicia villosa cultivar HV-30 ecotype Madison, WI unplaced genomic scaffold, Vvil1.0 ctg.001177F_1_1, whole genome shotgun sequence genome. Coding sequences within it:
- the LOC131633784 gene encoding uncharacterized protein LOC131633784, encoding MASSSNVQHKASSSKHQEQVQQQKSVFTPLMTCLIPYEDLEVICESMVDFENLQAHDFNIKTDMLVQGWANYFGRLIGPVYPLLVKEFWTHATITPTTIISFVLGQEIVISENLKRNLYNLQGLGGITGSLPGRTVWKKVRPELVTSRKGSPHLQI